In a genomic window of Nostoc sp. UHCC 0870:
- a CDS encoding CHAT domain-containing tetratricopeptide repeat protein yields the protein MNEQRLQAYYQLIEKLLDCPSGEEPEILAANTELLDADFVQVLTAVADNFAQQGEENRANWLRNLATYLTTPETPPITEADIEIYRQFILEVLRATAESNGNPQVIYPLLAANTHKLDRIFAELLRRWATTTLAEAEPDTATSIANVICNFSNLISDFPLGSKANNMEIAITGYEITLTVYTRTTFPVDWAMTQNNLAIAYSDKILGNRGENLENAIAAYSAALEVRTRTDFPVDWATTQNNLGNAYLYRILGNRGENLENAIAAYSAALEVYTRTDFPEKWATTQNNLAAAYGDRILGNRGENLENAIAAYSAALEVYTRTDFPEKWATTQNNLAAAYGDRILGNRGENLENAIAAYSAALEVYTRTDFPVDWAMTQNNLGNAYLYRILGNRGENLENAIAAYSAALEVRTRTDFPVDWATTQNNLGNAYLYRILGNRGENLENAIAAYSAALEVRTRTDFPVDWATTQNNLGNAYLYRILGNRGENLENAIAAYSAALEVYTRTDFPVDWAMTQNNLGNAYLYKILGNRGENLENAIAAYSAALEVRTRTDFPVDWATTQNNLGNAYSDKILGNRGENLENAIAAYSAALEVRTRTDFPEKWATTQNNLAIAYSDKILGNRGENLENAIAAYSAALEVRTRTDFPEKWATTQNNLAIAYSDKILGNRGENLENAIAAYSAALEVRTRTDFPVDWATTQNNLAAAYLYRILGNRGENLENAIAAYSAALEVRTRTDFPVDWATTQNNLGNAYLYRILGNRGENLENAIAAYSAALEVRTRTDFPEKWATTQNNLAAAYGDRILGNRGENLENAIAAYSAALEVYTRTDFPEKWATTQNNLAAAYGDRILGNRGENLENAIAAFSAALEVRTRTDFPQNNAETLLNLGILYQEAERFDLAYNTFTQAIETVETLRGESNSGEEGKRKQAAEWNQLYRRMVEVCLASGRDTAALEYIERSKTRNLVELILNSDLKTIFPPELATQLEEINDKIAISQYQLQNSKVENPTALAQDIQQWRQQRQALQDSHLPVGSGFKFDQFQNTLADNTAIIEWYIVTDKILTFIIKPNGQKLISWQSQPTELDALYNWNNEYLEDYYNPEDPNKSQWQNQLETRLKNLAEILHIEEILAQIPEECKRLILIPHLFLHLLPLHALPVKSSYLIDLFPNGVSYAPSCQILQQVQLRQCPDFQSLFAIQNPTPDLYQDYEKDLGAVTAIKKNFAHTDILKQDQAKKSAIINIDENHHVRLNPELLKANCIFFFCHGYFDPNSPQDSGLQLADDNLTLTDIITHFKLTNCRLVTLSACETGVTDSTSTSDEYIGLPSGFLLAGSTNVVSSQWTVSATATALLMIKFYEELQQQSNIVLALNTAQRWLRDTTIKGFQDWLSNSSLSIAWQVELDKYFTQIAKDQGESTKPFKSPFYWAAFYITGKGV from the coding sequence ATGAACGAACAGCGTTTACAAGCTTATTATCAGCTAATTGAAAAGCTGCTAGATTGCCCCAGTGGGGAAGAACCAGAGATATTAGCAGCGAATACAGAATTGCTAGATGCTGACTTTGTGCAGGTGTTGACAGCAGTCGCAGATAATTTCGCCCAGCAGGGAGAAGAAAATAGAGCTAATTGGTTGAGAAACTTAGCAACATATCTCACCACACCAGAAACTCCCCCCATCACTGAAGCAGATATAGAGATTTACAGGCAATTTATATTAGAAGTATTGCGAGCAACAGCAGAAAGTAACGGCAATCCTCAAGTAATTTACCCGTTGCTGGCAGCAAATACCCATAAACTGGATCGTATCTTTGCAGAATTACTGCGCCGTTGGGCAACAACTACCTTAGCAGAAGCAGAACCAGATACAGCGACATCCATCGCTAATGTGATTTGTAACTTTAGTAATCTGATTAGCGATTTTCCCTTGGGTAGCAAAGCCAATAATATGGAAATTGCTATTACTGGTTACGAAATTACGCTTACTGTATATACCCGCACTACCTTTCCTGTAGATTGGGCAATGACGCAAAATAATCTGGCGATTGCTTACTCTGACAAAATATTAGGAAACAGAGGGGAGAATCTGGAAAATGCGATCGCCGCTTATTCTGCTGCTCTGGAAGTCAGAACCCGCACTGATTTTCCTGTAGATTGGGCAACGACGCAAAATAATCTGGGGAATGCTTACTTATACAGAATATTAGGAAACAGAGGGGAGAATCTGGAAAATGCGATCGCCGCTTATTCTGCTGCTCTGGAAGTTTATACCCGCACTGATTTTCCTGAAAAATGGGCAACGACGCAAAATAATCTGGCGGCTGCTTACGGTGACAGAATATTAGGAAACAGAGGGGAGAATCTGGAAAATGCGATCGCCGCTTATTCTGCTGCTCTGGAAGTTTATACCCGCACTGATTTTCCTGAAAAATGGGCAACGACGCAAAATAATCTGGCGGCTGCTTACGGTGACAGAATATTAGGAAACAGAGGGGAGAATCTGGAAAATGCGATCGCCGCTTATTCTGCTGCTCTGGAAGTTTATACCCGCACTGATTTTCCTGTAGATTGGGCAATGACGCAAAATAATCTGGGGAATGCTTACTTATACAGAATATTAGGAAACAGAGGGGAGAATCTGGAAAATGCGATCGCTGCTTATTCTGCGGCTCTGGAAGTCAGAACCCGCACTGATTTTCCTGTAGATTGGGCAACGACGCAAAATAATCTGGGGAATGCTTACTTATACAGAATATTAGGAAACAGAGGGGAGAATCTGGAAAATGCGATCGCTGCTTATTCTGCGGCTCTGGAAGTCAGAACCCGCACTGATTTTCCTGTAGATTGGGCAACGACGCAAAATAATCTGGGGAATGCTTACTTATACAGAATATTAGGAAACAGAGGGGAGAATCTGGAAAATGCGATCGCTGCTTATTCTGCTGCTCTGGAAGTTTATACCCGCACTGATTTTCCTGTAGATTGGGCAATGACGCAAAATAATCTGGGGAATGCTTACTTATACAAAATATTAGGAAACAGAGGGGAGAATCTGGAAAATGCGATCGCCGCTTATTCTGCTGCTCTGGAAGTCAGAACCCGCACTGATTTTCCTGTAGATTGGGCAACGACGCAAAATAATCTGGGGAATGCTTACTCTGACAAAATATTAGGAAACAGAGGGGAGAATCTGGAAAATGCGATCGCCGCTTATTCTGCTGCTCTGGAAGTCAGAACCCGCACTGATTTTCCTGAAAAATGGGCAACGACGCAAAATAATCTGGCGATTGCTTACTCTGACAAAATATTAGGAAACAGAGGGGAGAATCTGGAAAATGCGATCGCCGCTTATTCTGCTGCTCTGGAAGTCAGAACCCGCACTGATTTTCCTGAAAAATGGGCAACGACGCAAAATAATCTGGCGATTGCTTACTCTGACAAAATATTAGGAAACAGAGGGGAGAATCTGGAAAATGCGATCGCCGCTTATTCTGCTGCTCTGGAAGTCAGAACCCGCACTGATTTTCCTGTAGATTGGGCAACGACGCAAAATAATCTGGCGGCTGCTTACTTATACAGAATATTAGGAAACAGAGGGGAGAATCTGGAAAATGCGATCGCCGCTTATTCTGCTGCTCTGGAAGTCAGAACCCGCACTGATTTTCCTGTAGATTGGGCAACGACGCAAAATAATCTGGGGAATGCTTACTTATACAGAATATTAGGAAACAGAGGGGAGAATCTGGAAAATGCGATCGCTGCTTATTCTGCGGCTCTGGAAGTCAGAACCCGCACTGATTTTCCTGAAAAATGGGCAACGACGCAAAATAATCTGGCGGCTGCTTACGGTGACAGAATATTAGGAAACAGAGGGGAGAATCTGGAAAATGCGATCGCCGCTTATTCTGCTGCTCTGGAAGTTTATACCCGCACTGATTTTCCTGAAAAATGGGCAACGACGCAAAATAATCTGGCGGCTGCTTACGGTGACAGAATATTAGGAAACAGAGGGGAGAATCTGGAAAATGCGATCGCCGCTTTTTCTGCTGCTCTGGAAGTCAGAACCCGCACTGATTTTCCCCAAAATAATGCAGAAACTTTGTTAAATCTCGGCATACTCTACCAAGAAGCAGAACGATTTGATTTAGCGTACAATACTTTCACCCAAGCAATAGAAACAGTTGAAACTTTGCGCGGTGAAAGTAATTCTGGGGAAGAAGGGAAGCGTAAACAAGCCGCAGAATGGAATCAACTTTATCGACGGATGGTAGAAGTGTGTCTAGCCAGTGGTAGAGACACCGCAGCACTAGAATATATCGAACGCAGCAAAACCCGCAACTTAGTAGAGCTGATCCTCAACAGCGACCTTAAAACTATTTTCCCGCCAGAATTAGCTACCCAATTAGAAGAAATCAACGACAAAATAGCCATTAGTCAGTATCAACTGCAAAATAGTAAAGTCGAAAATCCTACAGCCTTAGCTCAAGATATCCAACAATGGCGACAACAACGCCAAGCATTACAAGATAGCCATTTACCTGTAGGCTCTGGCTTTAAATTTGACCAATTTCAAAATACCTTGGCTGACAACACTGCAATTATTGAATGGTACATTGTTACAGATAAAATTCTCACTTTTATTATCAAACCTAACGGACAAAAATTAATATCTTGGCAATCACAACCAACAGAATTAGATGCGCTTTATAACTGGAATAATGAATATCTAGAAGATTATTACAACCCAGAAGATCCAAATAAAAGCCAATGGCAGAATCAGCTAGAAACACGCCTAAAAAACTTAGCAGAAATTCTACACATTGAAGAAATATTAGCCCAAATACCCGAAGAATGTAAAAGATTAATTCTCATTCCCCATTTATTTTTACACCTGTTACCTCTCCACGCTTTACCCGTCAAATCATCATACTTAATTGACTTATTCCCCAACGGTGTCAGTTATGCACCTAGTTGTCAAATCTTACAACAAGTGCAACTGCGTCAATGTCCTGACTTTCAATCTTTATTCGCCATCCAAAACCCCACACCAGATTTATATCAAGACTACGAAAAAGATTTAGGTGCAGTCACAGCCATCAAGAAAAACTTTGCTCATACTGATATTCTGAAGCAAGACCAAGCCAAAAAATCAGCAATTATCAATATTGATGAAAATCATCATGTCAGATTAAATCCAGAATTACTTAAAGCTAACTGTATCTTTTTCTTCTGTCACGGTTACTTTGACCCTAATTCTCCCCAAGACTCCGGCTTACAATTGGCTGACGACAACCTAACTTTAACAGATATCATTACTCACTTCAAATTAACAAACTGTCGCCTAGTCACACTCTCAGCTTGCGAAACTGGTGTTACCGATTCCACCAGCACTAGTGATGAATACATTGGTTTACCCAGTGGCTTCTTGTTAGCTGGTAGCACCAATGTAGTCAGTAGCCAGTGGACTGTCAGTGCTACAGCCACAGCTTTACTGATGATTAAATTTTACGAAGAATTGCAGCAACAAAGTAATATTGTATTAGCTTTAAATACAGCACAACGCTGGTTAAGAGATACAACAATCAAAGGCTTTCAAGATTGGCTGAGTAACTCGTCATTAAGTATAGCCTGGCAGGTAGAACTAGATAAATACTTTACTCAAATTGCCAAAGACCAAGGAGAATCTACCAAACCTTTTAAATCACCTTTTTATTGGGCTGCTTTTTATATCACAGGTAAAGGAGTTTAA
- a CDS encoding GxxExxY protein, which produces MGNGFQEVIYQRALAYEMSQVGLEFAREIEQHIFYKDLEKPIGTRRADFVVEGKVLVELKAVIQLEDVHLAQALNYLKVYKLEVGLLINFGSKSMVFKRLVR; this is translated from the coding sequence TTGGGTAATGGGTTTCAAGAGGTTATTTATCAAAGGGCTTTGGCTTATGAGATGAGTCAAGTGGGGCTGGAGTTTGCACGTGAAATTGAGCAACATATTTTTTATAAGGATTTGGAAAAACCTATTGGAACTCGTAGGGCTGATTTTGTGGTTGAGGGAAAGGTTTTGGTTGAGTTGAAGGCTGTTATTCAGCTTGAAGATGTGCATTTGGCTCAGGCTTTAAATTATCTGAAGGTGTATAAGTTGGAGGTTGGTTTGTTGATTAATTTTGGGAGTAAGAGTATGGTGTTTAAGCGATTGGTGAGGTGA
- a CDS encoding IS66 family transposase encodes MTQKLDSSKKLGEEILQTIEPKGIADESMRRTVEILLNLIEQLQAEVKELRDENQQLKDENNRLKGEKGQPDIKSSKKGFANNHSSEKERQTLKKHNKGSKKATVKINREQILEYPQDKLPADAEFKGYQEVIIQDITLGTDNVLFRKEKYYSPSVGKTYLAELPCGYEGEFGPGIKALVMSLYYGGNMTQGKLLEFLEDIGISISAGYLSNLLIKNHTDFESEKDEVYASGLESSPWQNFDQTGARVGGVNYTTNVVCNPFYTIYLTTAKKDRLSVVKVLQNATELELILNQLTDNLVETFQIPTKWKNALKLLPQETVLSEAEFNTLLDTYLPKLGSQHRTRIIEAAAIAFYHQQTDWPVVQTLVCDDAPQFKLLTDNIALCWVHEGRHYKKLTPYVACHQKALDKFLDDFWDYYRDLLAYKDAPSQQMAEKLRSEFWKLFDTQTGYQQLDERKQLTLLKISELLLVLEHPELPLHNNPAELAARTMVQRRNISYATQTLEGTQAWDTFMSLVATTRKLGISFFEYIRDRISQVGNIPSLATIIQEKSALNPFGFSLMTEELLTPEY; translated from the coding sequence ATGACGCAAAAGCTAGATTCGAGTAAAAAATTGGGAGAAGAGATACTGCAAACCATCGAGCCAAAAGGAATTGCAGATGAATCAATGCGTCGGACAGTAGAAATATTACTGAACCTAATAGAGCAATTGCAAGCAGAAGTCAAAGAATTACGAGATGAAAATCAACAGTTAAAAGATGAAAACAACCGCCTGAAAGGAGAAAAAGGTCAACCAGACATCAAAAGCAGCAAGAAAGGATTTGCCAACAATCACTCATCAGAAAAAGAACGACAGACTCTAAAAAAGCACAACAAAGGCAGTAAGAAAGCGACAGTTAAAATAAATAGAGAACAAATATTGGAATATCCCCAGGACAAACTGCCAGCAGACGCAGAGTTTAAAGGCTATCAAGAAGTAATCATCCAAGACATCACCTTGGGAACGGACAACGTATTATTCCGTAAAGAGAAATACTACTCACCTTCAGTGGGAAAAACCTATTTAGCAGAACTGCCTTGCGGTTACGAAGGAGAATTCGGTCCGGGAATAAAAGCTTTGGTGATGAGCCTATACTATGGGGGCAACATGACCCAAGGCAAATTATTAGAGTTTTTAGAAGATATTGGGATATCCATATCAGCCGGATATTTATCGAACCTACTGATTAAAAACCACACTGATTTTGAAAGCGAGAAAGATGAAGTATATGCGTCGGGACTAGAGAGCAGTCCTTGGCAAAACTTCGACCAAACTGGTGCGCGGGTGGGTGGGGTGAACTATACCACTAATGTAGTCTGCAACCCTTTCTATACAATCTACCTGACCACTGCCAAAAAAGACAGATTGAGTGTAGTAAAAGTATTGCAAAATGCCACAGAACTGGAGTTGATTCTCAATCAACTTACAGACAATTTAGTGGAGACTTTCCAAATCCCGACTAAATGGAAAAATGCTCTTAAACTATTACCTCAAGAAACTGTGTTGAGTGAAGCAGAGTTTAATACTCTACTTGATACATATCTACCCAAACTAGGTTCTCAACACCGGACTCGGATTATAGAAGCAGCAGCGATTGCTTTTTATCATCAACAAACTGATTGGCCAGTGGTGCAAACTCTCGTTTGTGATGATGCTCCTCAGTTCAAATTACTGACTGATAATATCGCTTTGTGTTGGGTGCATGAAGGACGACATTACAAAAAGTTGACCCCTTATGTTGCTTGTCACCAAAAAGCTCTTGATAAATTCCTGGATGATTTCTGGGATTACTACCGAGACTTGCTGGCTTACAAAGATGCACCCAGTCAACAGATGGCAGAAAAACTCCGGTCTGAGTTTTGGAAACTTTTCGATACTCAAACCGGTTATCAACAGTTGGATGAGCGAAAACAATTAACGCTGCTGAAAATTTCGGAGTTGCTTTTAGTCTTAGAGCATCCTGAATTACCTTTGCATAATAATCCGGCGGAGTTAGCTGCTAGGACAATGGTGCAACGGCGTAATATTAGTTATGCCACTCAAACTCTAGAAGGTACTCAGGCTTGGGATACTTTTATGTCTCTTGTTGCTACTACTCGTAAGTTGGGAATTAGCTTTTTTGAGTATATCCGTGACCGGATTTCTCAGGTTGGGAATATTCCTTCTTTAGCAACTATTATTCAGGAAAAATCTGCTCTCAATCCTTTTGGTTTTTCATTGATGACTGAAGAACTCCTTACCCCGGAATATTGA
- a CDS encoding alkaline phosphatase D family protein produces MESNHSLKLNRRRFLLNSAVTAGGIITTNLVSKSQVFAQAPAIITSDRMRPAVPYGIASGDITNNNVVIWSKSDRASRMIVEYSTSPSFSNVQRVLGPQALADSDFTARLNLRNLPPNQQIFYRVLFQDLNQDTYSEPVNGIFHTPAITGRDICFVWGGDTAGQGWGINPEFGGMKIYETMRQMQPDFFVHCGDTIYADNPIVAERTLDDGTIWRNITTEEKSKVSETLKEFRGNYQYNLLDENVKRFNAEVPMLAQWDDHEVTNNWYPGEFLLSDNRYTVKDVNLLAQRARQAFLEYMPIGYTTNNTDQARIYRSFNYSPLLDIFMLDERTYRGRNTPNNQPVPSKDTVMLGSKQIQWIKRQLLTSKATWKVISSDMPLGLIVRDGSTDFEAWANADNGVPLGRELEIADLLRFIKQRNIKNVVWITADVHYAAAHYYDPNKAQFQDFKPFWEFVAGPLNAGTFGPNTLENTFGPQLIFQSLPPGTRANRPPSEGLQFFGAVKINDSTKVMTVSLRNLVGETVYSVDLPPEA; encoded by the coding sequence ATGGAATCTAATCATTCATTAAAGCTAAATCGCCGTCGATTTTTGCTCAATTCAGCAGTAACAGCCGGTGGAATTATTACCACAAACCTTGTATCAAAATCACAAGTTTTTGCTCAAGCACCTGCAATTATTACCTCAGATAGAATGCGTCCTGCTGTACCTTATGGCATAGCTAGCGGAGACATCACGAATAATAATGTGGTGATTTGGAGTAAGAGCGATCGCGCGTCCAGAATGATTGTAGAATATTCCACTAGCCCATCTTTTAGTAATGTGCAGCGTGTTTTAGGGCCACAAGCTTTAGCAGATAGCGACTTTACAGCCAGATTAAATCTCAGAAATCTCCCTCCCAATCAACAAATATTTTATCGGGTGCTGTTCCAAGATTTAAATCAAGATACCTACAGCGAACCTGTCAATGGAATTTTTCATACTCCCGCTATCACTGGACGAGATATCTGCTTTGTTTGGGGTGGAGACACCGCCGGTCAAGGATGGGGTATAAATCCCGAATTTGGTGGGATGAAAATTTACGAAACCATGCGCCAAATGCAACCTGACTTTTTCGTTCATTGTGGCGATACTATTTACGCTGATAACCCCATTGTTGCAGAAAGAACTCTTGATGATGGCACAATCTGGCGCAACATTACCACAGAAGAAAAATCGAAAGTTTCAGAAACACTCAAAGAATTTCGTGGTAATTATCAATACAACTTACTAGATGAGAACGTGAAGCGTTTTAATGCTGAAGTCCCCATGCTGGCGCAGTGGGATGACCACGAAGTTACAAATAATTGGTATCCTGGGGAATTTCTTCTTAGTGATAACCGTTATACAGTCAAGGATGTGAACTTGTTGGCACAACGAGCAAGACAAGCATTCTTAGAATATATGCCCATTGGCTATACAACCAATAATACCGACCAAGCCAGAATTTATCGTTCTTTCAACTATAGCCCGTTGTTAGATATTTTCATGCTTGATGAGCGCACCTACAGAGGGCGAAATACCCCCAATAATCAGCCAGTTCCCAGTAAAGATACTGTTATGCTGGGTAGTAAACAAATCCAATGGATAAAACGTCAATTGCTGACATCCAAAGCTACATGGAAAGTAATTTCCAGCGATATGCCTCTAGGATTAATAGTTCGAGATGGTAGCACAGACTTTGAAGCTTGGGCTAACGCAGATAATGGCGTACCATTAGGTAGAGAATTAGAAATAGCCGATTTACTCCGATTTATTAAACAGAGAAATATCAAAAACGTTGTGTGGATAACTGCTGATGTCCATTACGCAGCCGCCCACTATTATGACCCCAACAAAGCCCAGTTTCAAGACTTCAAACCTTTCTGGGAGTTTGTCGCCGGGCCTCTCAACGCTGGGACATTTGGGCCAAACACACTAGAAAATACTTTTGGGCCACAGTTGATATTCCAAAGCTTACCTCCCGGTACAAGAGCAAATCGACCTCCAAGTGAAGGTTTGCAATTCTTTGGTGCAGTCAAAATCAATGATTCTACAAAAGTTATGACTGTATCACTACGTAACTTGGTAGGAGAAACTGTTTATAGTGTAGATTTGCCCCCAGAAGCGTAG
- the mutS gene encoding DNA mismatch repair protein MutS, whose translation MTVSPSDIQPTEPNPSTGPHTDTQKVDRNKLSKMYQHYVEVKDKHPHALLLYRVGDFFETFFQDAVTVARELELVLTSKHGGEVGRVAMTGVPHHAWERYTTQLVEKGYAVVICDQVEDSSEAVGLVRREVTRILTPGTLLEEGMLKSSRNNYLAAVVIAGNHWGLAYADISTGEFLTTQDSDLEHLTQELMRLQPSEVLVPTNAPDLGTLLRPGETSPHLPACLPPSFCYSLRSQVPFSQGEARSKLLQTFKVRSLEGLGCDHLPLAVRAAGGLLEYVEDTQKEKPISLQRLRTYTITDYLIVDHQTRRNLEITQTVRDGIFHGSLLWALDRTSTAMGTRALRRWLLQPLLDIKGIRARQDTIQELKENTPLRQDLRQLLRQIYDLERLTGRTSSGTANARDLTALADSLSRLPELARLVADARSPFLKALQKVPPILETLAQNIHTHLVESPPIHLKEGGLIRSGVNPQLDERKATVEADQQWIANLEVDEKARTGVPTLKVGFNKTFGYYISISRAKADQVPNNYIRKQTLTNEERYITPELKEREARILTARDDLNQLEYEVFVALREEIAKEAEVIRNLSRAVAAADVLCGLAELAVQQGYCRPEMIPGREIEIVGGRHPVVEQSLPVGFFVPNSTELGSSGENNTSLPDLVILTGPNASGKSCYLRQVGLIQLMAQIGSFVPAKSAKLGVCDRIFTRVGAVDDLATGQSTFMVEMNETANILNHATARSLILLDEIGRGTATFDGLSIAWAVAEYLATEIQGRTIFATHYHELNELAGMLPNVANYQVTVKELPDQIIFLHQVQPGGADKSYGIEAGRLAGLPAVVIQRAKQVMGQIEKHSKIAMGLKNLE comes from the coding sequence ATGACCGTTTCTCCCTCTGATATCCAGCCGACAGAACCCAATCCTTCCACTGGGCCGCATACCGACACGCAAAAGGTAGACCGCAATAAGCTGAGTAAAATGTATCAGCACTACGTTGAGGTCAAAGATAAACATCCTCATGCGCTGCTGCTGTATCGGGTAGGCGATTTTTTTGAAACTTTTTTCCAAGATGCTGTCACAGTAGCGAGAGAACTGGAATTAGTCCTTACTAGTAAACACGGCGGTGAAGTTGGTCGTGTCGCCATGACCGGTGTACCCCACCACGCTTGGGAACGCTACACAACTCAACTGGTGGAAAAAGGCTATGCTGTGGTCATTTGCGACCAAGTGGAAGACTCTTCTGAAGCGGTGGGTTTGGTGCGTCGGGAGGTGACACGCATCCTCACCCCTGGCACATTATTAGAAGAGGGGATGCTCAAATCTAGTCGCAATAATTACTTAGCGGCTGTGGTAATTGCGGGGAATCACTGGGGTTTAGCTTATGCAGATATCTCTACAGGGGAATTTCTCACCACCCAAGATAGTGATTTAGAACATCTCACCCAGGAACTCATGCGCTTGCAGCCTTCCGAGGTGTTAGTTCCCACAAACGCCCCTGATTTGGGTACTTTGCTGCGTCCTGGTGAAACTTCGCCCCATTTACCAGCCTGCTTACCACCATCATTTTGTTATAGTTTGCGATCGCAAGTCCCCTTTTCTCAGGGTGAGGCTAGAAGTAAATTATTGCAGACATTCAAAGTGCGATCGCTCGAAGGTTTGGGTTGCGACCATCTCCCCTTAGCAGTAAGGGCGGCTGGTGGGTTGTTGGAATATGTGGAAGATACCCAAAAAGAAAAACCCATTTCTCTGCAAAGACTCCGCACCTACACCATCACCGACTACCTAATTGTTGACCACCAAACCCGCCGCAACCTAGAAATCACCCAAACCGTCCGTGATGGCATTTTTCACGGTTCTCTACTTTGGGCATTAGATAGAACTAGCACAGCAATGGGTACTAGGGCTTTGCGGCGGTGGTTGTTGCAACCATTACTTGATATTAAAGGCATTCGGGCGCGACAAGATACTATTCAAGAACTCAAAGAAAATACCCCTCTGCGTCAGGATTTGCGGCAATTATTACGGCAGATTTACGACTTAGAACGACTTACCGGCAGAACAAGTTCAGGGACTGCTAACGCCAGAGATTTAACAGCTTTGGCTGATTCCCTATCGCGTTTGCCAGAATTAGCCCGTTTAGTTGCTGATGCGCGTTCTCCCTTCCTCAAAGCATTGCAGAAAGTGCCGCCGATTTTAGAAACATTGGCGCAGAATATCCACACCCACCTTGTTGAATCACCACCGATACACCTAAAAGAAGGGGGCTTAATTAGGTCTGGGGTAAACCCTCAGTTGGATGAAAGAAAAGCAACGGTAGAAGCAGACCAGCAATGGATTGCTAATTTAGAAGTAGATGAAAAAGCTAGAACAGGTGTCCCCACACTGAAGGTAGGATTTAATAAAACCTTTGGTTACTACATTAGTATTTCCCGTGCCAAAGCTGACCAAGTACCCAATAATTACATCCGCAAGCAAACCCTCACCAATGAAGAACGGTACATTACCCCAGAACTCAAAGAACGAGAAGCCCGGATTCTGACAGCAAGAGATGATTTGAATCAGTTAGAATATGAGGTTTTTGTTGCACTGCGGGAAGAGATAGCCAAAGAGGCGGAAGTAATTCGTAACCTTTCCCGCGCCGTAGCCGCCGCCGATGTGCTGTGTGGTTTAGCTGAATTGGCGGTACAGCAAGGTTATTGTCGTCCCGAAATGATTCCCGGACGGGAAATAGAAATTGTTGGTGGTCGCCATCCAGTAGTAGAACAGTCCTTACCTGTGGGGTTTTTTGTCCCCAACTCAACGGAATTGGGGAGTAGTGGAGAAAATAATACATCTCTACCAGACCTAGTTATTTTGACTGGGCCAAACGCCAGTGGTAAAAGTTGCTATCTGCGTCAGGTGGGACTAATTCAGCTAATGGCGCAGATTGGGAGTTTTGTCCCGGCCAAGTCGGCCAAGTTGGGAGTGTGCGATCGCATTTTCACCCGTGTCGGTGCAGTTGATGACCTAGCTACAGGTCAATCTACCTTCATGGTCGAAATGAATGAAACCGCGAATATTCTCAACCACGCCACAGCGAGATCCCTAATTTTGTTAGATGAAATCGGAAGGGGGACAGCTACCTTTGATGGACTTTCTATTGCTTGGGCTGTAGCAGAATATTTAGCTACAGAAATCCAGGGGCGGACAATTTTTGCAACTCACTATCATGAATTAAATGAATTAGCGGGGATGTTACCTAATGTTGCTAATTATCAAGTAACAGTGAAAGAATTACCCGACCAAATTATCTTTCTGCACCAAGTCCAACCAGGAGGTGCAGATAAATCCTATGGGATTGAAGCCGGAAGGTTGGCGGGTTTACCTGCGGTAGTAATTCAAAGGGCAAAACAAGTCATGGGGCAAATCGAAAAACACAGTAAAATTGCGATGGGGTTAAAGAATTTAGAGTAG
- a CDS encoding endonuclease domain-containing protein, translating to MTKLYNQTSEKQKRQTLRNNMPPCEKIVWAKLRSQQIESCKFRRQYSIDRFVVDFYSSELRLAIEIDGDSHYQDGVPEYDRDRQAFLESKGTSILRFKNQEVYQDIDGVVDKIREVICMLRKVTPL from the coding sequence ATGACGAAGCTGTATAACCAAACCTCAGAAAAGCAAAAACGGCAAACTCTCAGAAACAATATGCCCCCATGTGAAAAAATAGTTTGGGCAAAGCTGAGAAGTCAACAAATTGAAAGTTGTAAATTTCGCAGACAATACAGTATTGACAGATTTGTAGTTGATTTTTATTCTTCAGAATTGCGACTTGCCATAGAAATTGATGGTGATAGTCACTATCAAGATGGAGTCCCAGAATATGATCGCGATCGCCAAGCTTTTTTGGAATCAAAAGGTACGAGTATTTTGAGGTTTAAGAATCAGGAAGTTTATCAAGATATTGATGGTGTGGTGGATAAAATTAGGGAAGTTATTTGTATGTTGAGGAAAGTTACCCCACTCTAA